In Candidatus Eisenbacteria bacterium, a single genomic region encodes these proteins:
- a CDS encoding VIT and VWA domain-containing protein, which translates to MRTALAIATLVLALSVRPALAATGSLDAVGPDGRALGGCPLEHTDVKATVSGFVARVTVTQRFGNPFSDPIEAIYTFPLSERAAVDAMTMRTGDREIRGDIKTREEAHRIYEEAKRAGKLTSILDEERPNIFTQSLANVMPGAKVEIVISYVEPLKFAAGTFELTFPTVVGPRFIPPAGVPDADRITPPVTPEGTRAGHDIAIAVDVDAGLPIGTVESPLHEIDVARPDATHVRVALRAKDEIPNRDFVLRWGVSGDQVRSGYLAHRDPKGDGYVTFILVPPKRVTATTAAPKEMIFVIDRSGSQSGLPLLKAKETMHWILDHMNANDTFQVVDFGNTASQLFPTPQPASLEMRRRARTYIDALEANGGTMMADAVETVCRMPAADNRLRIVTFMTDGYVGNDLEVLGLVKKLRGTSRWFPFGTGNGVNRFLIDGMARLGGGEADYVLLNESGEKVARQFYDKIASPVLTDVHVDFEGLEVVDVFPREQSDVWAERPLVVHARYRTAGHGRVVLRGFQQGRAYEQALDVTLPAAEPEHDAIASMWARAKVEALTNEDLSAMQSGSFPAPLKDQIVQVALAHRIVTPFTSFVAVEDRVVNEGGVTRTVAVPVEMPQGVTYEGVFGDGRGGAGGKLAAAQAPAGSPMRALGYAAKSATEPMARDELRADKAAPLEEKEYDRPARTLSVAARRRLAPALATLIEKGPGAPGAATSGGGWVRVRVSLKSPSADVVRALEAAGLQLGRIGTRTIEGVVALDKLVALAELDAVERIEPATT; encoded by the coding sequence ATGCGAACTGCACTTGCCATAGCGACCCTCGTGTTGGCGCTGAGCGTCCGTCCCGCGCTCGCCGCCACTGGTTCTCTCGACGCCGTCGGACCCGATGGACGGGCGCTCGGGGGGTGTCCACTCGAGCATACGGACGTGAAGGCGACGGTGTCGGGCTTCGTCGCGCGCGTGACGGTCACGCAGCGGTTCGGGAATCCGTTCTCGGACCCGATCGAGGCGATCTACACGTTTCCGCTCTCCGAGCGCGCGGCCGTCGACGCCATGACGATGCGCACCGGCGATCGCGAGATCCGCGGTGACATCAAGACCCGGGAAGAGGCGCACAGGATCTACGAGGAGGCGAAGCGTGCCGGCAAGCTCACCAGCATCCTCGACGAGGAGCGGCCGAACATCTTCACGCAGTCGCTCGCCAACGTGATGCCGGGCGCAAAGGTCGAGATCGTCATCTCCTACGTCGAGCCGCTCAAGTTCGCGGCCGGCACCTTCGAGCTGACGTTCCCGACCGTGGTCGGGCCGCGCTTCATTCCGCCGGCCGGCGTGCCGGATGCGGACCGGATCACGCCGCCGGTCACCCCCGAGGGGACGCGTGCCGGGCACGACATCGCGATTGCCGTCGACGTCGACGCGGGCCTGCCGATCGGCACGGTAGAGTCGCCGCTGCACGAGATCGACGTCGCGCGCCCGGACGCCACGCATGTCCGCGTGGCACTGCGCGCGAAGGACGAGATTCCGAACCGCGACTTCGTGCTGCGCTGGGGCGTGTCGGGTGACCAGGTGCGCAGCGGCTACCTCGCGCACCGCGACCCCAAGGGCGACGGGTACGTGACGTTCATCCTCGTGCCCCCGAAGCGGGTCACGGCCACGACGGCGGCACCGAAGGAGATGATCTTCGTCATCGACCGCTCGGGCTCGCAGTCGGGCCTGCCGCTCCTCAAAGCCAAGGAGACGATGCACTGGATCCTCGACCACATGAACGCGAACGATACCTTCCAGGTCGTCGACTTCGGGAACACGGCGAGCCAGCTTTTTCCGACGCCGCAGCCGGCGAGCCTCGAGATGCGCCGCCGGGCCCGCACGTACATCGATGCGCTCGAGGCGAACGGCGGCACCATGATGGCCGACGCGGTCGAGACCGTGTGTCGGATGCCCGCGGCCGACAACCGCCTACGCATCGTCACGTTCATGACCGACGGCTACGTCGGCAACGACCTCGAGGTGCTGGGGCTGGTGAAGAAGCTCCGCGGCACCTCACGCTGGTTCCCGTTCGGGACGGGCAACGGCGTCAACCGCTTCCTCATCGACGGCATGGCGCGCCTCGGTGGCGGCGAGGCCGACTACGTCCTGCTGAACGAGTCGGGCGAGAAGGTCGCCCGCCAGTTCTACGACAAGATCGCGTCGCCGGTCCTGACCGACGTGCACGTCGACTTCGAAGGACTGGAGGTCGTCGACGTCTTCCCGCGCGAGCAGTCGGACGTGTGGGCGGAGCGCCCGCTCGTCGTCCACGCGCGCTATCGCACGGCGGGGCATGGCCGCGTCGTGCTGCGGGGCTTCCAGCAGGGGAGGGCGTACGAGCAGGCGCTCGACGTGACGCTGCCGGCGGCCGAACCCGAGCACGATGCGATCGCGTCCATGTGGGCGCGCGCCAAGGTCGAGGCGCTCACGAACGAGGATCTCTCGGCCATGCAATCGGGGAGCTTCCCGGCGCCGCTGAAGGATCAGATCGTCCAGGTCGCGCTCGCGCACCGCATCGTGACGCCGTTCACGTCGTTCGTGGCGGTGGAGGATCGGGTGGTGAACGAGGGCGGTGTCACCCGAACGGTCGCGGTTCCCGTGGAGATGCCCCAGGGCGTGACCTACGAGGGCGTCTTCGGTGACGGGAGAGGAGGCGCCGGCGGCAAGCTCGCCGCCGCGCAGGCGCCGGCCGGCTCGCCCATGCGGGCCCTGGGCTACGCCGCCAAGTCGGCGACCGAGCCGATGGCACGCGACGAGCTGCGGGCCGACAAGGCCGCCCCGCTCGAGGAGAAGGAGTACGACCGACCGGCTCGGACGCTGTCCGTCGCGGCACGGCGCCGCCTCGCACCCGCGCTCGCGACACTGATCGAGAAGGGGCCCGGTGCTCCGGGCGCCGCGACGTCGGGCGGCGGATGGGTACGCGTCCGCGTCTCGCTCAAGAGCCCGTCGGCGGACGTCGTCCGGGCGCTCGAAGCGGCCGGACTGCAGCTGGGACGGATCGGCACCAGGACGATCGAGGGCGTCGTCGCTCTCGACAAGCTGGTCGCACTCGCCGAGCTCGACGCCGTCGAACGCATCGAGCCGGCCACGACCTGA
- a CDS encoding sigma 54-interacting transcriptional regulator: protein MGHIDDAARLQLLYELGCAFASQLELGELLPLVVEKCRDMLEAEGAAVLLLDQDADELYFPYAASGDPEVAARLLRARFPADRGVAGAVITSGRSLRVDDVTVDPRFYPGVDQKTGFTTRSIIAAPLVGPHGPMGVVQCVNRREGTSFTDGDLLLLESLAASVTVAIENARRYDDLKVSEARLRAQVGALRLDIARRERFGEIVGTSPAIIEVFRLMESAAASTIAVLIEGETGTGKELVARGIHRASPRGDGPFVAVNCAALPEALLESELFGHRRGSFTGATHDQRGLFEAAGGGTILLDEVGEMPLAMQAKLLRVLQEGEIIPVGDTRPRRIDVRVLSATNRDLSHAVLKQTFRQDLYYRLAAFPVRVPPLRDRREDIALLAHHLLRAAADRQGRHFDGIEPDAMDVLVQFDWPGNVRELQNEMERAATLARDGDRIGLAHLSAKLRKPARSPGDGLPSDDRPLREARAEFEAHHIAGVLHRHGGNVTHAAQVLGLSRAMLQRKMKDYGLR from the coding sequence GTGGGACACATCGACGACGCCGCCCGCCTTCAGCTCCTCTACGAGCTCGGGTGCGCCTTCGCCTCGCAGCTCGAGCTGGGGGAGCTCCTCCCGCTCGTGGTGGAGAAGTGCCGCGACATGCTGGAGGCCGAGGGCGCCGCGGTGCTCCTCCTCGACCAGGATGCCGACGAGCTCTACTTCCCCTACGCTGCCAGCGGCGATCCCGAGGTCGCGGCGCGGCTCCTGCGGGCCCGCTTCCCCGCCGATCGGGGGGTCGCGGGGGCCGTCATCACGTCGGGACGCTCGCTGCGGGTCGACGACGTCACCGTCGACCCGCGCTTCTACCCCGGCGTCGACCAGAAGACCGGCTTCACCACCCGCAGCATCATCGCCGCCCCGCTGGTGGGTCCGCACGGTCCGATGGGCGTCGTACAGTGCGTGAACCGGCGCGAGGGAACCTCGTTCACCGACGGTGATCTCCTGCTCCTCGAGTCGCTCGCGGCGAGCGTCACGGTCGCGATCGAGAACGCGCGCCGCTACGACGACCTGAAGGTCTCGGAGGCGCGCCTGCGGGCCCAGGTCGGCGCCCTCCGCCTCGACATCGCACGCCGCGAGCGGTTCGGCGAGATCGTCGGCACCAGCCCCGCGATCATCGAAGTCTTTCGTCTGATGGAGAGCGCCGCCGCGTCGACGATCGCCGTTCTGATCGAGGGCGAGACGGGCACCGGCAAGGAGCTGGTCGCGCGCGGCATCCATCGCGCGAGCCCGCGCGGCGACGGCCCCTTCGTCGCGGTCAACTGCGCCGCGCTGCCCGAGGCCCTGCTCGAGAGCGAGCTCTTCGGCCACCGGCGCGGGTCGTTCACCGGCGCGACCCACGACCAGCGCGGCCTCTTCGAAGCGGCGGGCGGTGGCACGATCCTGCTCGACGAGGTGGGCGAGATGCCGCTCGCCATGCAGGCGAAGCTCCTGCGCGTCCTCCAGGAGGGCGAGATCATCCCGGTCGGCGACACCCGTCCGCGGCGGATCGACGTGCGCGTGCTGTCGGCGACCAATCGGGACCTGTCGCACGCCGTCCTGAAGCAGACGTTCCGGCAGGATCTCTACTATCGGCTCGCCGCCTTCCCGGTGCGCGTGCCCCCGTTGCGCGACCGGCGCGAGGACATCGCGCTCCTCGCGCACCACCTTCTGCGCGCCGCCGCCGATCGCCAGGGCCGTCACTTCGACGGTATCGAGCCCGACGCGATGGACGTTCTCGTACAGTTCGACTGGCCCGGCAACGTGCGCGAGCTGCAGAACGAGATGGAGCGGGCCGCAACCCTGGCGCGCGACGGCGATCGCATCGGCCTTGCGCACCTGTCGGCCAAGCTGCGCAAGCCGGCGCGCAGCCCGGGCGACGGGCTGCCCTCCGACGACCGCCCGTTGCGAGAGGCGCGGGCCGAGTTCGAGGCCCACCACATCGCGGGCGTCTTGCACCGCCATGGAGGCAACGTGACGCACGCGGCCCAGGTCCTCGGCCTCTCGCGTGCCATGCTGCAGCGGAAGATGAAGGACTACGGCCTCCGCTAA
- a CDS encoding sigma-54-dependent Fis family transcriptional regulator: MDDKDLAHQLSRIRAERDLYLRLLELGGLEDVASFLREALGLVVELGGATRGYLELSSGDDESGGSRWWIAHGFAAGDVDGIRSAISRGIIAEALATGKTVETTSALDDDRFRERTSVRQARIEAVLCVPIGDDPPTGVLYLQGPAGSALFGPAERARAELFARRIAPLVDFVITRERARVASDPTAGLRKSLRLDGVIGRSPALAAVLREVAIAAPLDVSVLLTGESGTGKSQLARLIHLNSPRATQPFVELNCAALPEGLVESELFGALPGAHSTATRRIEGKVAAAEHGTIFLDEIGELPLPVQAKLLQLLQSHDYYPLGGTAPVRADIRVIAATNGDLAQAVAERRFREDLFYRLQVLPIRMPALAERREDVRALAQHFCAAASSQHHFPAVTLSRDALRALEAAEWPGNVRQLAHAVQAGVIRAVGDGAPTVERNHIFPDTMPAGDAVPSPPETFQNATRQFQRQLLQDALEESGWNIMQAARRLDLTRTHVYNLIRAFGLRRAGS; the protein is encoded by the coding sequence ATGGACGACAAAGACCTCGCCCACCAGCTCTCGCGGATTCGCGCCGAACGGGACCTCTACCTCCGCCTGCTCGAGCTGGGCGGCCTCGAGGACGTCGCCTCGTTCCTGCGCGAGGCCCTCGGGCTCGTCGTCGAGCTGGGTGGGGCCACCCGCGGCTACCTCGAGCTCAGCAGCGGCGATGACGAATCGGGCGGATCCCGGTGGTGGATCGCGCACGGCTTCGCAGCGGGTGACGTCGACGGCATCCGGTCCGCGATCTCGCGGGGCATCATCGCCGAGGCGCTCGCGACCGGGAAGACGGTCGAGACCACGTCGGCGCTCGACGACGATCGGTTCCGCGAGCGCACGAGCGTGCGCCAAGCCCGGATCGAGGCGGTGCTGTGCGTTCCGATCGGCGACGATCCGCCCACCGGCGTGCTCTATCTGCAAGGGCCCGCCGGCAGCGCGCTCTTCGGTCCCGCCGAGCGGGCCCGCGCCGAGCTCTTCGCGCGCCGGATCGCGCCGCTGGTCGATTTCGTGATCACCCGCGAGCGCGCGCGCGTCGCGAGCGATCCCACGGCGGGACTCCGCAAGTCGCTTCGGCTCGACGGCGTCATCGGCCGGAGCCCGGCGCTCGCGGCCGTGCTGCGCGAGGTGGCGATCGCCGCGCCGCTCGACGTGAGCGTGCTCCTCACCGGCGAATCGGGCACCGGGAAGAGCCAGCTCGCCCGTCTGATCCATCTGAACAGCCCACGGGCCACGCAGCCCTTCGTCGAGCTCAACTGCGCCGCGCTGCCCGAGGGCCTGGTGGAGAGCGAGCTGTTCGGCGCGCTGCCGGGTGCGCACTCGACGGCGACGCGGCGGATCGAGGGCAAGGTCGCGGCCGCGGAACACGGCACGATCTTCCTCGACGAGATCGGCGAGCTGCCGTTACCCGTCCAGGCGAAGCTGCTCCAGCTCCTGCAGTCGCACGACTACTACCCGCTCGGCGGCACCGCGCCGGTACGGGCCGACATCCGCGTCATCGCGGCGACCAACGGCGACCTCGCCCAGGCGGTCGCGGAGCGACGGTTCCGCGAGGATCTGTTCTATCGCCTGCAGGTGCTGCCGATCCGCATGCCGGCGCTCGCCGAACGACGCGAGGACGTGCGGGCGCTGGCGCAGCATTTCTGCGCCGCGGCCTCCTCGCAGCATCACTTCCCCGCGGTGACGCTGTCGCGCGATGCGCTGCGGGCGCTCGAGGCGGCCGAGTGGCCCGGCAACGTGCGACAGCTCGCGCATGCGGTCCAGGCCGGCGTCATCCGCGCCGTCGGCGACGGCGCGCCGACGGTCGAGCGAAACCACATCTTTCCGGACACCATGCCAGCCGGCGACGCCGTGCCGTCACCCCCGGAGACGTTCCAGAACGCGACGCGGCAGTTCCAGCGCCAGCTCCTCCAGGACGCGCTCGAGGAGTCGGGCTGGAACATCATGCAGGCCGCACGACGCCTCGATCTCACGCGGACCCACGTCTACAACCTCATTCGGGCGTTCGGGCTCCGACGCGCGGGATCGTGA
- a CDS encoding SAM-dependent chlorinase/fluorinase produces MRPWPVIVLVAGLLASSVAGAAGGPPTVVFLSDFGTRDDAVAICKGVMLQVEPALRTIDLTHEVTPFAIADGARLLADTAAHYPAGTVFLAVVDPGVGSTRKPMVARTKRGQFLVLPDNGLATLVAERDGLVGAREIANPAWMRAGGRSSTFHGRDVFAPVAAHLARGEDWTKVGPPIETPLRLDLHMASLDGDVLRGRVVATDGPFGNLITDVDARVFAKLGYGIGDGVPIEIGSERLVVPFVRTFSDVPIGAPLLYVDSRDRLGVALNQGSFADTHRVVPPAPLVVRRKGTPP; encoded by the coding sequence ATGCGGCCGTGGCCGGTGATCGTGCTCGTGGCCGGGCTGCTCGCCTCGAGCGTGGCGGGCGCCGCCGGCGGACCGCCCACCGTCGTGTTCCTTTCGGACTTCGGCACGCGGGACGACGCGGTCGCCATCTGCAAGGGCGTCATGCTGCAGGTCGAGCCGGCGCTGCGCACGATCGACCTCACGCACGAGGTGACCCCGTTCGCGATCGCCGACGGGGCGCGCCTGCTGGCCGACACGGCGGCACACTACCCCGCGGGCACGGTCTTCCTGGCGGTCGTCGATCCGGGGGTCGGGAGCACCCGCAAGCCGATGGTTGCGCGCACGAAGCGCGGGCAGTTCCTGGTCCTGCCCGACAACGGCCTCGCGACGCTGGTGGCGGAGCGCGACGGCCTGGTGGGCGCCCGCGAGATCGCGAACCCCGCCTGGATGCGCGCCGGCGGGCGGTCGTCCACCTTCCACGGCCGCGACGTCTTCGCCCCGGTCGCCGCCCACCTGGCGCGCGGCGAGGACTGGACGAAGGTGGGCCCGCCCATCGAGACGCCGCTCCGGCTCGACCTGCACATGGCGTCGCTCGACGGCGATGTCCTGCGCGGACGGGTGGTCGCCACCGATGGACCCTTCGGCAACCTCATCACCGACGTCGATGCCCGCGTCTTCGCGAAGCTCGGCTACGGGATCGGCGACGGCGTACCGATCGAGATCGGGAGCGAGCGGTTGGTCGTTCCCTTCGTGCGAACGTTCAGTGACGTTCCGATCGGCGCGCCGCTGCTCTACGTCGACTCGCGCGACCGCCTCGGCGTCGCGCTGAACCAGGGCAGCTTCGCCGATACGCATCGCGTCGTGCCGCCGGCGCCGCTGGTCGTGCGTCGCAAGGGTACACCCCCCTAG
- a CDS encoding SDR family oxidoreductase, which produces MGDLDGQIAFVTGAGSGLGREIARTLAGAGARVAVNDLRNEAATAVARELAGALACEPLVGDVADSAAVRRWFETLAAATGGRLDVLVNNAGFAEIDPETSDRIGRQLQELGATGRVTTPLEATARMTDERWSRMLAVHLDGTFRCTREALKLMAPRRSGRIINIASIAGTTGIAGAPHYSAAKAGIIGFTKAVAREVGPQGILVNAIAPGYIETPLLAVMGPHRELQSAAIASQTLVGRLGETREVAATALFLAGPGASYFTGQVLSPNGGLVV; this is translated from the coding sequence ATGGGGGACCTCGACGGACAGATCGCATTCGTGACCGGAGCCGGCTCGGGGCTCGGGCGCGAGATCGCACGCACGCTCGCGGGCGCCGGTGCGCGTGTCGCCGTCAACGATCTCCGCAACGAGGCGGCGACGGCGGTCGCGCGGGAGCTCGCCGGCGCACTCGCTTGCGAGCCGCTCGTCGGTGACGTCGCCGACTCGGCCGCGGTCCGACGCTGGTTCGAGACGCTCGCCGCCGCGACCGGCGGGCGCCTCGACGTCCTCGTGAACAACGCGGGCTTCGCCGAGATCGATCCGGAGACGAGCGATCGGATCGGACGACAGCTCCAGGAGCTCGGCGCAACCGGGCGCGTGACGACGCCGCTCGAGGCGACCGCGCGCATGACCGACGAGCGCTGGTCACGCATGCTCGCCGTCCATCTGGACGGGACGTTCCGCTGCACGCGCGAGGCGCTGAAGCTCATGGCTCCGCGCCGCAGCGGTCGCATCATCAACATCGCCAGCATCGCCGGCACGACGGGGATCGCGGGCGCGCCCCACTACTCGGCGGCCAAGGCGGGGATCATCGGCTTCACGAAGGCGGTCGCACGCGAGGTGGGCCCGCAGGGCATCCTCGTGAACGCGATCGCTCCGGGGTACATCGAGACGCCGCTCCTCGCCGTCATGGGGCCGCATCGTGAGCTGCAGTCGGCGGCGATCGCGAGCCAGACGCTCGTCGGCCGGCTGGGCGAGACGCGCGAGGTCGCCGCGACGGCGCTCTTCCTGGCCGGACCCGGCGCGTCCTACTTCACCGGGCAGGTGCTGTCGCCGAACGGGGGGCTCGTCGTCTGA
- a CDS encoding 2-oxoacid:acceptor oxidoreductase subunit alpha, giving the protein MSDGSATSPKRVEARDQVVIRFAGDSGDGMQVTGMQFTAESAIAGNDIATLPDFPAEIRAPAGTLAGVSAFQLSFSSHEVFTPGDDLDVLVAMNPAALKANIDDLQPGGILIVDHEGFNEQNLKRAGFERSPLGDGSLAKYQVFPIDVAKLTSNALKDLSLSAREVFRCRNFLCLGIVSWLYHRPLEPAEAFIRDRFKKNPLFVEANLRVLKAGYNFAETTELFAVSYEVKPAAITPGKYRNITGNTATALGFVAAAHKAGRPLFLGSYPITPASDVLHELAALKQFDVYTFQAEDEIAGIGAALGAAFGGAIALTTTSGPGMNLKAETMGLALAVELPLVITDIQRAGPSTGMPTKTEQADLLMAMYGRHGEAPIPILAASTPADCFLMAYEAVRIAVTYMTPVILLTDGYLANGAEPWLIPDPDKLPPITVKFRTDPQGYYPYLRDEQKLARAWVVPGTPGLEHRIGGLEHDHVTGNVSYAPMNHEQMIRTRARKIAGIAREIPPTEMFGPERGDLLVVGWGSTYGAIREAVRQLRAQGHAVAHAHLRHLNPLPPDLPAILGRYRRVLVPEMNLGQLVRLIRADYLVDAIGFNKVQGRPFKVSELVGRCLKLINGKAEAAA; this is encoded by the coding sequence ATGTCCGACGGTTCGGCCACGAGCCCCAAGCGCGTCGAGGCGCGCGATCAGGTCGTCATCCGCTTCGCGGGCGACTCGGGCGACGGCATGCAGGTCACGGGTATGCAGTTCACGGCCGAGTCCGCGATCGCGGGCAACGACATCGCCACGTTGCCGGACTTTCCGGCCGAGATCCGGGCCCCGGCCGGCACGCTCGCCGGCGTCAGCGCGTTCCAGCTGAGCTTCTCGTCGCACGAGGTCTTCACGCCGGGCGACGACCTCGACGTCCTCGTCGCCATGAACCCGGCGGCCTTGAAGGCAAACATCGACGACCTGCAGCCGGGCGGGATCCTCATCGTCGACCACGAGGGCTTCAACGAGCAGAACCTGAAGCGCGCGGGCTTCGAGCGGAGCCCGCTCGGCGACGGCTCGCTCGCGAAGTACCAGGTCTTCCCGATCGACGTGGCGAAGCTCACCAGCAACGCCCTGAAGGACCTCTCGCTCTCCGCGCGCGAGGTGTTCCGCTGCCGGAACTTCCTCTGCCTGGGTATCGTGTCCTGGCTCTACCACCGGCCGCTCGAGCCGGCCGAGGCGTTCATCCGCGACCGCTTCAAGAAGAACCCGCTCTTCGTCGAGGCGAACCTGCGCGTGCTGAAGGCCGGCTACAACTTCGCCGAGACGACCGAGCTGTTCGCGGTCTCCTACGAGGTGAAGCCGGCCGCGATCACGCCCGGCAAGTACCGCAACATCACGGGCAACACGGCGACGGCGCTCGGCTTCGTCGCGGCGGCGCACAAGGCCGGACGGCCGCTCTTCCTCGGCAGCTACCCGATCACGCCGGCGAGCGACGTGCTCCACGAGCTGGCGGCGCTGAAGCAGTTCGACGTCTACACGTTCCAGGCCGAGGACGAGATCGCCGGCATCGGCGCGGCGCTCGGCGCCGCCTTCGGCGGCGCGATCGCGCTCACGACGACGAGCGGTCCGGGAATGAACCTCAAAGCCGAGACGATGGGGCTCGCCCTCGCGGTCGAGCTGCCGCTCGTGATCACCGACATCCAGCGCGCCGGCCCGTCGACCGGCATGCCGACCAAGACGGAGCAGGCCGACCTCCTGATGGCGATGTACGGCCGGCACGGCGAAGCCCCGATCCCGATCCTGGCCGCCTCGACGCCGGCCGACTGCTTCCTCATGGCCTACGAGGCGGTGCGGATCGCCGTCACGTACATGACGCCGGTGATCCTGCTGACCGACGGCTACCTCGCCAACGGCGCCGAGCCGTGGCTCATCCCGGATCCCGACAAGCTGCCGCCCATAACGGTCAAGTTCCGGACGGATCCACAGGGCTACTATCCGTACCTGCGCGACGAGCAGAAGCTCGCGCGCGCGTGGGTCGTGCCCGGCACGCCGGGGCTCGAGCATCGCATCGGCGGCCTCGAGCACGACCACGTGACCGGCAACGTCAGCTACGCGCCGATGAACCACGAGCAGATGATCCGTACCCGCGCGCGCAAGATCGCGGGCATCGCGCGCGAGATTCCGCCGACCGAAATGTTCGGACCGGAGCGGGGCGATCTCCTCGTCGTGGGGTGGGGCAGCACGTACGGCGCCATCCGCGAGGCGGTGCGCCAGCTCCGCGCGCAGGGGCACGCCGTCGCACACGCCCACCTGCGGCACCTGAACCCGCTACCGCCCGATCTGCCGGCGATCCTGGGTCGCTATCGGCGGGTGCTCGTCCCGGAGATGAACCTGGGACAGCTCGTCCGCCTCATTCGCGCCGACTACCTGGTCGACGCGATCGGCTTCAACAAGGTGCAGGGCCGCCCGTTCAAGGTGAGCGAGCTCGTCGGCCGGTGCCTCAAGCTCATCAATGGGAAGGCGGAGGCCGCGGCGTGA
- a CDS encoding 2-oxoacid:ferredoxin oxidoreductase subunit beta, translating to MATLTKKDFVSDQEVRWCPGCGDYAILAQVQKVLPELGVARENFVFVSGIGCSSRFPYYVNTYGVHSIHGRAPAIASGIKATRPELSVWVVTGDGDALSIGGNHLIHVLRRNLDLNILLFNNRIYGLTKGQYSPTSEVGKITKSTPVGSIDHPFDPIALALGAEASFVARTVDVETKHLQEIVRRAHAHKGGSFVEVLQNCNVFNDGAFADVTEKDRKADHTLLLEHGKPLIFGKNRDKGIRLRDYRPEIVTLGSGVTERELLVHDETNPALAYLLSRMGSPAFPTPIGVFTAVERPCYEDALAAQVAAAKAKTTPDLKRLLHSGETWVVE from the coding sequence ATGGCGACCCTCACCAAGAAGGATTTCGTTTCCGATCAGGAAGTACGCTGGTGCCCGGGGTGCGGCGACTACGCGATCCTGGCGCAGGTGCAGAAGGTGCTGCCCGAGCTGGGCGTCGCACGCGAGAACTTCGTCTTCGTCTCGGGCATCGGCTGCTCGAGCCGCTTCCCGTACTACGTCAACACGTACGGCGTGCACTCGATCCACGGCCGTGCACCGGCGATCGCGTCCGGCATCAAGGCGACGCGCCCCGAGCTCTCGGTGTGGGTCGTGACCGGCGACGGCGACGCGCTCTCGATCGGCGGCAATCACCTGATCCACGTCCTGCGTCGCAACCTCGACCTCAACATCCTGCTCTTCAACAACCGGATCTACGGCCTCACGAAGGGGCAGTACTCGCCGACGTCCGAGGTCGGGAAGATCACGAAGTCGACGCCGGTCGGCTCGATCGACCACCCGTTCGACCCGATCGCGCTCGCGCTCGGCGCCGAGGCGAGCTTCGTCGCGCGCACGGTCGACGTCGAGACCAAGCACCTGCAGGAGATCGTCCGGCGCGCCCACGCGCACAAGGGCGGCTCGTTCGTCGAGGTGCTCCAGAACTGCAACGTGTTCAACGACGGCGCCTTCGCCGACGTGACCGAGAAGGATCGCAAAGCCGACCACACGCTTCTCCTCGAGCACGGCAAGCCGCTCATCTTCGGCAAGAACCGCGACAAGGGGATCCGGCTCCGCGACTATCGCCCCGAGATCGTGACGCTCGGGAGCGGCGTCACGGAACGGGAGCTGCTCGTCCACGACGAGACCAATCCGGCGCTCGCCTACCTGCTGTCGCGGATGGGGTCACCGGCGTTCCCGACGCCGATCGGCGTGTTCACGGCGGTCGAGCGGCCGTGCTACGAGGACGCGCTGGCCGCGCAGGTGGCCGCGGCCAAGGCCAAGACCACGCCCGACCTGAAGCGGCTCCTGCACAGCGGCGAGACCTGGGTCGTCGAGTAG